A genomic segment from Legionella quinlivanii encodes:
- a CDS encoding M48 family metalloprotease, producing the protein MLLTVGLLSPSIHSSSPLTPYSTQELEELEKEFVQQINQSESIERNPLASQYINHIGKRLAKFAKIPTPYFFIVKSNEINAFAGPGGYIGVNTQLILSTRSESELAAVMAHEIAHVRLHHLYRLIEHEKQMRIPMLASLLAAAALGVVNPTLGSGAMMASLTGFAQDNINFTRANEKEADRIGIDMLIRAGFNPQSMADFFKKMQESSRYYYTANVPAILRTHPLDEDRIAEAENRIPHSAKKQYPDNLDYRLFKELIRTSVAKDNRQLMDYYQKECNRHNSATACQYGYVLALLNLNQYQQAESRLQSLLVNDKDNLFYQIAMARAETGNKQYAAALKRLEELQGNYPDNYAAMMAHAQGLIAAGDANRATGILLKGSRIFKRDLPLCEELAQAQSASGKKAYAYFTESQCQLLQGRQRDALRKLQLVKTMAANDKYLLARTNAMIDEIKFMLSD; encoded by the coding sequence ATGCTATTAACAGTCGGGCTATTGTCGCCTTCTATTCATTCCTCATCTCCACTCACTCCTTATTCAACCCAGGAGCTGGAGGAGCTTGAGAAAGAATTCGTCCAGCAGATAAATCAGTCTGAAAGTATTGAGCGAAATCCATTGGCCAGTCAGTATATTAATCATATCGGCAAACGACTGGCAAAATTTGCGAAAATTCCAACCCCCTATTTCTTTATTGTCAAATCGAACGAGATCAACGCCTTTGCAGGTCCTGGAGGGTATATTGGCGTCAACACACAGCTGATTCTCTCCACCAGAAGTGAGAGCGAACTTGCCGCGGTGATGGCCCATGAAATCGCTCACGTCCGCCTGCACCATTTATATCGCCTTATTGAACATGAAAAGCAAATGCGTATCCCCATGCTGGCAAGCTTATTGGCTGCAGCAGCTCTGGGCGTTGTAAATCCTACACTGGGCAGCGGCGCCATGATGGCTTCACTGACTGGTTTTGCGCAAGATAATATAAATTTCACACGGGCCAATGAAAAAGAAGCAGACCGTATTGGAATCGATATGCTGATACGTGCAGGATTTAACCCTCAAAGCATGGCTGATTTTTTCAAAAAAATGCAGGAAAGCTCGCGCTATTATTATACTGCCAATGTACCTGCTATTTTACGCACCCATCCTCTGGATGAAGACAGGATTGCTGAGGCGGAAAACCGGATTCCCCATTCGGCCAAAAAGCAATACCCGGACAATCTCGATTATCGTTTATTTAAGGAGCTTATCCGCACGTCGGTTGCAAAAGATAATCGTCAGTTAATGGATTACTATCAAAAAGAATGTAACCGGCACAATTCGGCAACCGCCTGTCAGTACGGCTATGTACTCGCCCTGCTTAACCTGAATCAATACCAGCAGGCAGAATCTCGCCTCCAAAGTTTGCTGGTTAATGACAAAGATAATCTTTTTTATCAGATTGCGATGGCTCGGGCTGAAACAGGCAATAAGCAATACGCTGCCGCCTTAAAACGCCTCGAAGAGCTTCAGGGAAATTACCCGGATAATTATGCTGCCATGATGGCGCATGCCCAGGGATTAATTGCCGCCGGCGATGCTAATCGGGCTACTGGCATTTTACTTAAAGGTTCAAGAATTTTTAAAAGAGACTTACCGCTTTGTGAGGAGCTGGCACAGGCTCAGTCTGCCTCCGGAAAAAAAGCCTATGCCTATTTTACTGAATCTCAGTGTCAGCTTTTACAGGGACGTCAGCGCGATGCCTTACGGAAATTACAATTAGTTAAAACAATGGCAGCCAATGACAAATATTTACTGGCAAGAACCAATGCAATGATCGATGAGATCAAATTTATGCTCTCAGATTGA
- a CDS encoding methyltransferase — protein sequence MQTQNEAPHVRLATMSRWYVVSRAIHAIASLGIANCMTETPVSVKEIAAKSGTDPELLGRLMQFLSSYGLFEYQAPDAYALTELSKPLRDDDPHSVRDVLRMVDDNWWDAFSMLDHSIKNGKSAFEHKHGEEFFTFLSNHAEKQANFDRGMAKLSTYDDEPIAKCYNFGQFQSMADMGGGRGGMAKAIHKHYPELSITVFDTPSVIDQLSNSDFPSEIQLQAGDFFAEIPLVDAYLYKGVLHDFNDEMMKTILTNCYQRMPHSSRLLIAEQVMPVNNLPHPNKTMDIVMMVLLDGRQRSLAEWQQCIEPAGFEFVSSYPTSSVFTLMEFRRKS from the coding sequence ATGCAAACACAAAATGAAGCACCTCACGTTCGATTAGCTACAATGTCTCGCTGGTATGTCGTCTCAAGAGCCATTCATGCCATTGCTTCGCTTGGAATTGCAAATTGCATGACGGAAACACCCGTCAGTGTTAAAGAAATTGCAGCAAAGAGCGGCACAGATCCCGAACTTCTAGGAAGACTTATGCAGTTTTTAAGCTCCTATGGCTTATTTGAATATCAGGCACCTGACGCCTATGCCTTGACGGAGCTATCAAAACCGCTTCGCGATGATGATCCTCATTCTGTGCGGGATGTCTTGCGAATGGTTGATGATAACTGGTGGGATGCTTTTTCAATGCTTGATCACAGTATAAAAAATGGTAAATCAGCATTTGAACATAAACATGGCGAAGAGTTTTTTACTTTTCTCAGCAATCATGCTGAAAAGCAGGCAAATTTCGATAGAGGGATGGCAAAACTCTCGACCTACGATGATGAGCCCATTGCGAAATGCTACAACTTTGGCCAGTTTCAGTCTATGGCTGACATGGGAGGCGGACGCGGTGGAATGGCAAAGGCCATTCATAAGCATTATCCAGAACTATCCATTACCGTATTTGATACTCCGTCAGTTATTGATCAGCTGTCAAACTCTGACTTTCCTTCAGAGATACAATTACAGGCCGGGGATTTTTTTGCCGAAATCCCCTTGGTAGATGCCTATTTATATAAAGGGGTTCTTCATGATTTTAATGACGAAATGATGAAAACCATTCTCACTAATTGTTATCAGCGCATGCCGCACTCTTCCAGGTTACTGATTGCAGAGCAGGTGATGCCAGTTAATAACCTGCCGCATCCTAACAAAACGATGGATATCGTGATGATGGTATTATTGGATGGCAGACAACGCTCACTGGCTGAGTGGCAACAATGCATTGAACCAGCAGGCTTTGAATTTGTGAGCAGCTATCCAACTTCCAGTGTGTTTACTTTGATGGAATTCAGACGAAAGTCCTGA
- a CDS encoding diacylglycerol/lipid kinase family protein yields the protein MSNLDTRHFAIVVNEKARNAQKINSYLSRLSEEGFQYQYFSVAPESLEGTIKLCQQKYELILIGGGDGTLRSAAQLLVNSTTTMGVLALGTLNHFARELELTTTIDELISALHSPVVKKIDIAQVNDHVFINNSSIGFYPRFAKKRDSYAKRINKWLGYIPSFIHALRTHKTYSIRLNGEEMDLRLRSSFIMISNNCYSWEFPVKFVRESFNEHKLGLYYLKHGRIEITKIFDVLMGNNNHFEATCSSYPLEINIEKYKEISVSLDGDAHKMSLPLKYQLLPDSLNLLVSS from the coding sequence ATGAGTAATCTGGATACCAGACATTTTGCTATCGTTGTTAACGAAAAGGCGCGAAATGCACAGAAAATCAATAGCTATTTATCGCGCTTGTCGGAGGAAGGATTCCAGTATCAGTATTTTTCGGTAGCGCCAGAGTCTCTCGAGGGCACTATTAAACTCTGTCAGCAGAAATATGAGTTAATTCTAATCGGAGGTGGCGATGGAACGCTTCGCAGTGCTGCCCAGTTGCTAGTCAATTCGACTACCACAATGGGCGTATTGGCCTTAGGGACTTTGAATCATTTTGCCAGAGAGTTAGAGTTGACAACAACGATTGATGAGCTCATTAGTGCTCTTCACTCTCCTGTTGTTAAAAAAATTGATATTGCTCAGGTCAATGACCATGTATTTATAAATAATTCTTCCATCGGATTTTATCCGCGCTTTGCAAAAAAACGAGACTCCTATGCTAAACGGATTAATAAATGGCTGGGCTATATACCCAGTTTTATACACGCTCTGCGCACTCATAAAACATACAGCATCAGGCTTAACGGTGAAGAAATGGATCTTCGCCTTAGGTCATCATTTATTATGATTAGTAATAATTGTTATAGCTGGGAGTTTCCCGTTAAATTCGTTCGTGAAAGCTTCAATGAACATAAGCTGGGACTTTATTATTTAAAGCATGGAAGAATAGAGATTACCAAGATTTTCGATGTATTGATGGGAAACAATAATCATTTTGAAGCAACCTGCAGCAGTTATCCTTTAGAAATCAATATTGAAAAATATAAAGAAATCAGTGTATCTCTGGATGGTGATGCTCATAAAATGAGTTTGCCATTAAAATATCAATTATTACCCGACTCACTAAACTTGCTGGTTAGCTCATGA
- a CDS encoding metallophosphoesterase family protein, translating to MKIIHISDLHFGLHRQEIIHGFLIEAAAIQPEIIIISGDLTHRARSEQFRDLKAFISRLPGKILIVPGNHDVPAFDLIQRFLTPFDKYRHFISNSMEVSYENESVRILGLNSVNPYSIKDGKLSSDSLKKIETYFSEAANKLNILFFHHNFQHFEGLHRPLSNTSEFIKSLKKSAVHLICTGHLHYANVSFLEKNDQESFALLHAGSLSCQRTCDDRNSFYLIEIESGECTIELRAYEPNRFNRKEIHYYRF from the coding sequence ATGAAAATTATTCACATATCCGATTTACATTTTGGATTACATCGACAGGAAATAATACATGGTTTTTTGATAGAAGCGGCTGCCATCCAGCCAGAAATTATTATAATTTCCGGGGATTTGACTCATCGCGCCCGCTCTGAACAATTCCGTGATCTGAAAGCTTTCATTTCCCGTCTGCCAGGCAAGATTTTGATTGTTCCAGGAAATCACGATGTTCCTGCATTTGATTTAATTCAGCGTTTTCTTACCCCGTTCGATAAATACCGGCATTTTATTTCAAATTCGATGGAAGTGAGCTATGAAAATGAAAGCGTGCGCATTCTGGGACTCAATAGCGTTAATCCTTACAGTATAAAAGATGGTAAGCTTTCTTCGGATAGTTTAAAGAAAATCGAAACTTATTTTAGTGAGGCCGCAAATAAGTTGAATATTCTTTTTTTTCATCACAACTTTCAGCATTTTGAGGGCTTGCACAGGCCATTAAGCAACACAAGCGAGTTTATTAAGTCACTTAAAAAATCTGCTGTTCATCTGATTTGCACCGGACATCTGCATTATGCGAATGTCAGCTTTCTCGAAAAAAATGACCAGGAGTCGTTCGCTTTGCTGCATGCTGGGTCTTTGTCATGCCAACGAACCTGCGATGATCGAAACAGTTTTTATCTGATAGAGATAGAGTCAGGAGAATGCACTATCGAGCTGAGAGCTTATGAGCCAAATCGATTCAATCGAAAGGAAATCCATTACTATCGTTTCTGA
- a CDS encoding riboflavin synthase — MFTGLIQCLGEVRSNTDNNQAKRLVLTLPELESDFQAGESIAVNGVCLTLLPEHGQQYSFDISAETLASSTLGTLSEGDKVNIERAMLPSTRFGGHYVSGHIDAMATLTSIKPIGECLELTVEEFTIPARAFLLPKGSIALNGVSLTINKVENERISLMLVPHTVAHTTFPYMSAGQRLNIEFDYITRVMAHQLSSLLQLKREVTE; from the coding sequence ATGTTTACCGGATTAATTCAATGCTTGGGTGAGGTCAGATCCAATACAGACAATAATCAGGCAAAACGCCTGGTGTTAACTTTACCCGAGCTCGAGAGTGATTTTCAAGCAGGAGAAAGTATTGCCGTCAATGGCGTATGCCTGACCTTACTGCCTGAACATGGACAACAGTATTCATTTGATATATCTGCGGAGACCCTTGCTTCGAGTACTTTAGGTACTCTTTCAGAGGGCGATAAAGTGAATATCGAGCGGGCAATGCTGCCAAGCACAAGATTTGGCGGTCATTATGTCAGCGGTCACATTGACGCGATGGCAACGCTTACTTCAATTAAACCGATTGGTGAGTGTCTGGAACTAACTGTTGAGGAATTTACTATTCCTGCCAGAGCATTCCTGTTGCCCAAGGGAAGTATCGCTTTAAACGGAGTCAGCCTGACTATAAACAAGGTAGAAAACGAGCGCATTAGTTTAATGCTGGTTCCTCATACGGTTGCTCATACCACATTCCCTTATATGTCAGCAGGGCAACGTTTAAATATTGAGTTTGATTATATAACACGTGTAATGGCTCATCAGCTTTCATCATTGCTGCAATTGAAAAGAGAGGTAACCGAATGA
- a CDS encoding type II secretion system protein N, which translates to MKLIAILLFTIFLGLFLTEMYSLAINSQEQSSAELNIERVKPGTSQEELNKKSPIFKAALFGVYVPVNLSGQDIKESMLDLEIVGIMYSPEKNASQVLIRSAGGQERLYVIGDSLPGGATIKSINEQDIVVLHNGALESIKLPKNQLHFDGPVKPLFKD; encoded by the coding sequence GTGAAACTAATCGCAATCCTTCTGTTTACGATTTTCCTGGGCTTATTCCTGACTGAAATGTACTCTCTTGCGATAAATTCTCAGGAGCAGAGTTCTGCTGAATTAAATATTGAGAGGGTCAAACCTGGAACGAGCCAGGAAGAGCTGAATAAAAAGTCCCCTATTTTTAAGGCAGCATTGTTTGGAGTTTATGTTCCTGTTAATTTATCAGGGCAAGATATTAAAGAATCAATGCTTGATCTTGAGATAGTAGGAATCATGTATTCGCCGGAAAAAAACGCCTCACAGGTATTGATACGTTCTGCGGGAGGTCAGGAGCGACTTTATGTCATTGGGGATAGCTTACCGGGTGGCGCAACGATTAAATCAATCAATGAGCAGGATATCGTTGTTTTGCATAATGGTGCTTTAGAGAGCATCAAGTTACCTAAAAACCAGCTCCATTTTGATGGGCCGGTCAAGCCGCTTTTTAAGGATTAG
- the ribD gene encoding bifunctional diaminohydroxyphosphoribosylaminopyrimidine deaminase/5-amino-6-(5-phosphoribosylamino)uracil reductase RibD, giving the protein MHNQFMLAALEQAWIGRGSCAPNPSVGAIVVLNGEVLASDYHRGAGSFHAERSVLEQVAEQARGASLYVSLEPCNHWGRTPPCVDIIISAGISKVIYGYKDPNPLVAANNSTQILQEKGIEVIYWPMPEIEQFYQSYAFWTRTGRPWVTAKIAHTLDGKIAGEEGARVQLSNEECSRFTHFNRLHTDVILTSAMTVIKDDPLFNARMPDFEKKKKIAILDTRLSIPDDAKIFSSAEHCHIFHDESHSPLHLNPNCSYYPSPMINGHIDLTYVLEQLGLWGFHDVWLEAGGKLFSTFHEQKLPQRSYLYIVPGFLGQLATSAYHGDNFFQSRKYSIDWQIAGDNVIACIDWQEE; this is encoded by the coding sequence ATGCACAATCAATTTATGCTCGCCGCACTTGAACAAGCGTGGATCGGGCGCGGAAGTTGCGCACCCAACCCCAGTGTTGGTGCAATTGTTGTGCTGAATGGTGAAGTTTTGGCGTCCGACTATCACCGAGGCGCAGGGTCATTTCATGCTGAGCGCTCGGTGCTGGAGCAAGTGGCCGAACAAGCCCGCGGCGCGAGTCTTTATGTCAGCCTGGAGCCTTGCAATCATTGGGGGCGCACACCTCCCTGTGTGGATATCATTATTTCTGCTGGTATCAGCAAAGTGATCTATGGTTATAAAGATCCTAACCCTCTGGTTGCCGCCAATAACAGCACGCAAATATTGCAGGAAAAGGGAATCGAGGTCATCTACTGGCCAATGCCTGAAATCGAGCAATTTTATCAGAGTTATGCCTTTTGGACACGGACAGGGCGTCCCTGGGTTACTGCTAAAATCGCACATACCCTAGACGGTAAAATAGCCGGCGAGGAGGGCGCTCGAGTTCAGTTATCCAATGAGGAGTGTTCTCGTTTTACTCATTTTAATCGCTTGCATACGGATGTGATCTTGACTTCCGCAATGACTGTTATAAAGGATGATCCATTATTCAACGCTCGCATGCCTGATTTTGAGAAAAAAAAGAAAATTGCCATTCTTGATACGAGACTAAGCATTCCCGATGATGCGAAAATTTTTTCCTCAGCCGAGCATTGCCATATTTTTCATGATGAAAGCCATTCCCCGCTTCATTTGAATCCGAATTGCAGCTATTATCCTTCTCCCATGATCAATGGGCACATCGATCTCACTTATGTACTCGAGCAATTAGGGCTTTGGGGCTTTCATGATGTTTGGCTGGAGGCTGGCGGTAAATTATTTTCAACATTTCACGAACAAAAATTACCACAGCGCAGCTATCTTTATATTGTACCCGGTTTTCTTGGCCAGCTGGCAACTTCTGCATATCATGGCGATAATTTCTTTCAATCGCGTAAATATTCAATTGACTGGCAAATCGCGGGGGACAATGTAATAGCGTGCATAGACTGGCAGGAGGAATAA
- the kdsA gene encoding 3-deoxy-8-phosphooctulonate synthase, producing the protein MKLCGFEAGLNAPLFLIAGPCVIESESLALETAGYLKEICSQLRLPFIYKSSFDKANRSSLSSYRGPGFEKGLMILEKVKKEVGVPILTDVHEDTPLLEVASVVDVLQTPAFLCRQTNFIQKVAAMNKPVNIKKGQFLAPWEMKHVVTKAQACGNEQIMVCERGATFGYNNLVSDMRSLQIMRETNCPVVFDATHSVQLPGGNNGSSGGQREFVPVLARAAVAAGISGIFMETHPHPDQALSDGPNSWPLDQMKPLLECLIELDSVVKSRPLI; encoded by the coding sequence ATGAAACTTTGTGGTTTTGAAGCAGGATTAAATGCTCCCTTATTTCTAATTGCAGGCCCTTGCGTTATTGAAAGTGAATCGCTTGCTCTGGAAACTGCGGGTTATTTAAAAGAGATTTGCAGCCAGCTCCGTTTGCCGTTTATTTATAAATCTTCTTTTGATAAAGCCAATCGATCTTCTTTGAGCAGCTACAGAGGGCCAGGATTTGAAAAGGGGCTTATGATTCTTGAAAAGGTAAAAAAAGAGGTTGGAGTACCCATACTCACTGATGTCCATGAAGATACGCCTTTACTTGAAGTGGCCAGCGTTGTTGATGTGCTGCAAACGCCTGCATTTCTTTGCCGTCAGACCAACTTCATTCAAAAAGTAGCTGCAATGAATAAGCCGGTTAATATAAAAAAAGGGCAATTTCTGGCGCCTTGGGAAATGAAGCATGTGGTAACCAAGGCTCAGGCTTGTGGTAATGAGCAGATCATGGTTTGCGAGCGCGGTGCTACTTTTGGTTATAATAATCTGGTATCTGATATGCGCTCTTTGCAAATCATGCGGGAAACCAATTGTCCTGTTGTATTTGATGCAACGCATTCTGTACAGCTTCCAGGCGGTAATAATGGCAGTTCGGGAGGGCAAAGAGAGTTTGTTCCAGTTTTGGCGCGTGCGGCAGTAGCTGCAGGGATCTCGGGAATTTTTATGGAAACTCATCCCCATCCTGATCAGGCGTTAAGCGATGGCCCCAATAGCTGGCCGCTGGATCAAATGAAACCTTTACTGGAATGCTTGATTGAGCTTGACAGTGTGGTAAAAAGCAGACCTTTGATTTAA
- the ribB gene encoding 3,4-dihydroxy-2-butanone-4-phosphate synthase — translation MTTFATIEKAIETLKAGRMIILMDDEDRENEGDLVLAAEHVTPEAINFMAKLGRGLICLPMAASLIERLGLPMMASKNRSPYGTAFTVSIEAAQGVSTGISAKDRAHTIREAVKPDARPEDIISPGHIFPLRAREGGVLERPGQTEGSVDLAKMAGLVPAAVICEIINDDGSMSRLAALEEFSLSHDIPLVTIRDLIDYRIQHETLAVPAASSIIPTQEYGDFEMTVFDNQIDGLEHFTLLKKPATGNKLPLVRIHSECLTGDVFGSCRCDCGGQLNQSLAQLSQEGGLLIYLRQEGRGIGLKNKLKAYALQDKGLDTVEANLNLGFAADSRDYAMAYQILKHFGIDSLRLLTNNPEKVIALEKYGIKVTERVPLLIPPVAANRNYLKVKKQKLGHLLSIE, via the coding sequence ATGACGACATTTGCCACTATTGAAAAGGCAATAGAAACATTAAAAGCCGGGCGAATGATCATTCTTATGGATGATGAAGATCGGGAAAATGAAGGAGATTTGGTTTTAGCCGCCGAGCATGTAACTCCGGAAGCAATCAATTTCATGGCTAAATTGGGCCGCGGCCTGATTTGCCTGCCAATGGCTGCTTCCTTGATAGAACGATTGGGATTGCCGATGATGGCAAGTAAAAACCGCTCTCCCTATGGAACCGCATTTACCGTTTCTATCGAGGCAGCGCAAGGTGTATCTACGGGTATTTCTGCGAAAGACCGTGCCCACACTATTCGAGAAGCGGTTAAGCCAGATGCCAGACCTGAGGATATTATTTCACCTGGCCACATTTTCCCTTTGCGTGCCAGAGAGGGTGGCGTTTTGGAGAGACCGGGCCAGACGGAAGGCAGTGTTGATCTGGCTAAAATGGCAGGCCTTGTCCCTGCTGCGGTGATTTGTGAAATAATCAATGATGATGGTTCAATGAGCCGTCTTGCCGCACTTGAAGAGTTTTCACTAAGCCATGATATACCACTGGTAACGATACGCGATTTAATTGATTATCGAATACAGCATGAAACACTGGCAGTTCCTGCGGCATCCTCAATAATTCCAACGCAGGAGTATGGGGATTTTGAAATGACCGTATTTGATAATCAGATCGATGGTCTTGAACATTTTACCCTGTTAAAAAAGCCGGCAACAGGGAATAAGCTGCCACTAGTACGCATTCATTCAGAATGTCTTACTGGGGATGTGTTTGGTTCATGCCGTTGTGACTGCGGAGGACAACTGAACCAGTCTCTGGCCCAGCTGTCACAGGAAGGTGGTTTGCTGATTTATTTAAGACAAGAGGGCAGAGGAATTGGTCTTAAAAATAAATTAAAAGCCTATGCTTTGCAGGATAAAGGACTGGATACCGTCGAAGCCAATTTAAATCTGGGATTTGCTGCTGATAGTCGTGACTATGCGATGGCCTATCAGATTCTTAAGCATTTTGGTATAGATTCGTTAAGACTGCTTACCAATAATCCGGAGAAAGTAATTGCTTTGGAAAAATACGGTATTAAGGTAACGGAGCGGGTCCCCTTGCTGATTCCGCCTGTTGCGGCCAACAGAAATTATCTGAAAGTCAAGAAGCAGAAACTGGGGCATTTGTTGTCCATTGAATAG
- a CDS encoding CTP synthase, with protein MTKYIFITGGVVSSLGKGIAAASLAAILEARGLKVTLIKLDPYINVDPGTMSPFQHGEVFVTEDGAETDLDLGHYERFVRTTMTKRNNFTSGKIYETVIKKERRGDYLGGTVQVIPHITNEIKHCIKAGADQFDIALIEIGGTVGDIESLPFLEAIRQMRIEVGAQHSLYIHLTLVPYIPTSGETKTKPTQHSVKELRSIGIQPDILICRSEKALSQADRSKIALFTNVETEGVISLEDAKSIYQIPMILHAQGLDEIVVKKLGLNPPAADLHEWKAVVDKQSAPTSKVKIAMVGKYTELNDAYKSINEALCHAGIHSQTKVEIVYIDAESIENQGVQALGDIDAVLVPGGFGLRGIEGKIETIRHVRENNIPYLGICLGMQTAVIEYARHVAHLDNANSTEFNPSTPYPVIGLISEWMDEDGSLNLRNEHTDLGGTMRLGAQSCRLQPDSLASKIYGKNEIVERHRHRYEVNNHFIEHLTDAGLRISGRSADGMLVEMIELPDHPWFVACQFHPEFTSTPRDGHPLFKDFVLAARSYSQKKDKL; from the coding sequence ATGACAAAATATATTTTTATTACCGGTGGAGTCGTTTCCTCCCTGGGTAAAGGCATTGCTGCAGCTTCTCTTGCGGCTATTCTCGAAGCACGCGGACTCAAAGTCACGCTTATCAAACTTGATCCCTACATTAACGTTGATCCTGGCACAATGAGTCCTTTTCAGCATGGAGAGGTTTTTGTCACTGAAGATGGTGCAGAAACCGATTTGGATTTGGGACATTATGAGCGTTTTGTTCGTACCACAATGACCAAGCGTAATAATTTCACCTCTGGAAAAATTTATGAAACGGTCATAAAAAAAGAGCGGCGGGGGGATTATTTAGGGGGGACAGTTCAGGTAATCCCCCACATCACCAATGAAATCAAACATTGTATTAAAGCCGGTGCTGATCAGTTCGATATTGCATTAATTGAGATTGGCGGTACAGTGGGCGATATCGAATCATTGCCGTTCCTTGAAGCAATTCGACAAATGCGTATTGAAGTCGGTGCCCAACATTCGTTATACATCCACCTGACACTGGTGCCTTATATCCCTACTTCCGGTGAGACAAAAACCAAGCCCACTCAGCATTCAGTTAAAGAGCTGCGCTCAATTGGTATCCAGCCAGATATTTTAATTTGCCGCTCGGAAAAAGCCCTGTCGCAGGCAGATCGATCCAAAATTGCCTTATTTACCAATGTTGAAACTGAAGGCGTTATTTCTTTAGAAGACGCCAAGAGCATTTATCAGATTCCAATGATTCTTCATGCTCAGGGGCTGGATGAAATTGTGGTTAAAAAGCTGGGCTTAAATCCTCCTGCGGCTGATTTGCATGAGTGGAAAGCTGTCGTCGACAAACAGTCCGCCCCTACCAGTAAAGTTAAAATTGCCATGGTAGGGAAATATACCGAGCTGAATGATGCCTATAAGTCCATTAATGAAGCACTTTGTCATGCTGGAATTCATAGTCAGACCAAGGTTGAAATTGTTTATATCGATGCAGAATCGATTGAAAATCAAGGCGTACAAGCATTAGGCGATATAGACGCTGTTCTTGTTCCTGGCGGCTTTGGATTGCGAGGCATTGAAGGAAAAATTGAAACTATTCGCCATGTTCGTGAAAATAATATTCCTTATTTAGGAATTTGCCTGGGCATGCAAACAGCGGTTATTGAGTATGCACGTCATGTGGCTCATTTGGATAATGCCAATTCAACCGAGTTTAATCCGTCTACTCCTTATCCGGTTATTGGACTAATTAGTGAATGGATGGATGAAGACGGCAGCCTTAATCTTCGCAACGAACATACCGATCTTGGGGGGACAATGCGCCTTGGAGCTCAATCCTGTAGATTACAACCGGATTCGCTTGCCAGCAAAATATATGGGAAAAATGAGATCGTTGAGCGCCACAGACATCGTTATGAGGTCAATAATCATTTCATTGAACACCTGACCGATGCAGGCTTGCGCATTTCAGGCCGTTCGGCTGATGGAATGCTGGTTGAAATGATAGAATTACCTGACCATCCCTGGTTTGTAGCCTGCCAGTTTCATCCGGAATTCACTTCAACTCCACGTGATGGGCATCCGCTATTCAAAGACTTTGTTCTGGCAGCCAGAAGCTATTCTCAAAAAAAGGATAAGTTATGA
- a CDS encoding SEL1-like repeat protein, whose product MRLVSKLIILLICCFLQTACFRAVNFDEGIACFRAENYRKAFIHLLPAAEGGQPDAQYAVGYMYYYGRGVVEDREKAWQWINRAAAAGQADARQALVILDTHHKMVR is encoded by the coding sequence ATGCGATTAGTTTCAAAATTAATCATTCTCTTAATTTGTTGTTTTTTACAGACGGCCTGTTTCAGAGCTGTAAATTTCGATGAAGGGATTGCCTGCTTTCGCGCCGAGAATTACAGGAAAGCCTTTATTCACCTCTTGCCTGCCGCTGAAGGCGGTCAGCCCGATGCGCAATATGCAGTGGGTTATATGTATTATTATGGCAGAGGTGTTGTTGAAGACAGAGAGAAAGCCTGGCAATGGATCAACAGGGCAGCCGCAGCGGGACAAGCGGACGCACGACAAGCGCTTGTAATTTTGGATACTCATCATAAAATGGTTCGGTGA